Proteins co-encoded in one Kutzneria chonburiensis genomic window:
- a CDS encoding FAD binding domain-containing protein produces the protein MKPFAYAAPSSVDAVVEALRVAEPGTRILAGGTTLYDLMKIGVESPPAVIDVHRLPELTGITVTDSEIVFGAGVRMADVSAHPFVSASYPALAESIWRAATQQLRNMATLGGNLLQRTRCGYFRDADMACNKRNPGSGCAAMEGIDRPHALLGASSSCSATYAGDFGIALRAFDAVIDVIGPRGERSLALADLHVEPGEDPSREHVLEADELILRIRVPQTEAGRGSTYLKIRDRESYAFALASAAVGLVIDGDGVVTESRIALGGVATRPWRAVEAERSLLGGPLTPDAMARAGELAFADARPGRMNGFRVELGMRTVADAVRTAGERAVR, from the coding sequence ATGAAGCCCTTCGCCTATGCCGCGCCTTCGAGCGTGGACGCCGTGGTCGAGGCGCTGCGGGTGGCCGAGCCGGGGACCAGGATCCTGGCCGGCGGCACCACGTTGTACGACCTGATGAAGATCGGCGTCGAGTCGCCGCCCGCGGTGATCGACGTGCACCGGCTGCCCGAGCTGACCGGCATCACCGTGACGGACTCGGAGATCGTCTTCGGCGCCGGGGTGCGGATGGCCGACGTGTCGGCCCATCCCTTCGTGAGTGCCTCGTATCCGGCGCTGGCCGAGTCGATCTGGCGCGCGGCCACCCAGCAGCTGCGGAACATGGCCACGCTGGGCGGGAACCTGTTGCAGCGCACGCGATGCGGCTACTTCCGTGACGCGGACATGGCCTGCAACAAGCGGAATCCCGGCAGCGGCTGTGCGGCAATGGAGGGCATTGACCGTCCACATGCGTTGCTGGGCGCGAGTTCTTCTTGCAGCGCAACGTATGCCGGCGACTTCGGCATCGCGCTGCGGGCTTTCGACGCCGTGATTGATGTGATCGGGCCGCGCGGTGAACGCTCGCTGGCGTTGGCCGATCTGCACGTCGAGCCGGGGGAGGACCCGAGCCGGGAACACGTGTTGGAGGCCGACGAGCTGATCCTGCGTATCCGGGTGCCGCAGACCGAGGCCGGCCGGGGTTCCACCTATCTGAAGATTCGCGACCGCGAGTCCTACGCCTTCGCGTTGGCTTCGGCGGCCGTCGGGCTGGTGATCGACGGCGACGGCGTCGTCACCGAAAGCCGGATCGCGTTGGGTGGCGTGGCCACGCGGCCGTGGCGGGCGGTCGAGGCCGAGCGGTCGTTGCTCGGTGGCCCGCTGACGCCGGACGCCATGGCCCGCGCCGGCGAGCTCGCCTTCGCGGACGCGCGTCCCGGGCGTATGAACGGATTCCGAGTCGAGTTGGGCATGCGCACGGTGGCCGATGCCGTCCGCACCGCCGGGGAGCGAGCCGTCCGATGA
- a CDS encoding CDP-alcohol phosphatidyltransferase family protein, whose translation MVQGNAHVRSDRVLTIPNLLSILRLAGVPLFLWLLLGPREDVWAIVVLALAAISDWLDGKLARWLNQASRLGALLDPAADRLYILATAFAFVVRDILPWWFFGLILLRDVAVSLCLPLLRRAGYDAPDVIYLGKAGTFCLLYALPILLLAQVGPGTALIAGPIGYGFAGWGLLMHVWSGALYVFQCVNAARHPVRR comes from the coding sequence GTGGTCCAAGGCAACGCGCACGTCCGGTCCGACCGGGTGCTCACCATCCCCAACCTGCTGAGCATCCTGCGCCTGGCGGGCGTGCCGCTCTTCCTGTGGCTGCTGCTCGGCCCGCGCGAGGACGTGTGGGCCATCGTCGTGCTCGCGCTGGCCGCCATCTCGGACTGGCTGGACGGCAAGCTGGCCCGCTGGCTCAACCAGGCCAGCCGGCTCGGGGCCCTGCTCGATCCGGCCGCCGACCGGCTCTACATCCTGGCCACCGCGTTCGCCTTCGTGGTGCGGGACATCCTGCCCTGGTGGTTCTTCGGCCTGATCCTGCTGCGCGACGTCGCCGTCTCGCTCTGCCTGCCGCTGCTGCGCCGGGCCGGCTACGACGCCCCCGACGTGATCTATCTCGGCAAAGCCGGCACCTTCTGCCTGCTGTACGCGCTGCCGATCCTGCTGCTGGCCCAGGTCGGCCCGGGCACCGCCCTGATCGCCGGTCCGATCGGCTACGGCTTCGCCGGCTGGGGCCTGCTGATGCACGTGTGGTCCGGGGCCCTGTACGTCTTCCAGTGCGTCAACGCCGCCCGCCATCCCGTGCGCCGCTGA
- a CDS encoding AraC family transcriptional regulator, producing MTAENVRRRRDDWPEVGWTSLRLTQFDNAERAELHLPPSDHQSIVLVNAGRQTVESRHGSRWHAAHYGPGTVGLTAPGQSTDIRWCGTERTLTTHVELPSALIDRTCVELWGRDATRLGRPDALAVEDPVLSSVVDALCVAARNGVDEFYAESAATFLAAHLLTVHAAAPAPRELGREDQRVRRAARFIRDNHQQPLTLAEMAAVADLSPFHFLRVFKAATGQTPYRFLTKVRVDRAQRYLARSELSITEIAHLCGFASPSRLTAAFRSETGMSPSGYRAAGSQ from the coding sequence ATGACCGCGGAGAATGTCCGTCGAAGACGGGACGACTGGCCCGAGGTGGGCTGGACCTCGCTGCGGCTGACGCAGTTCGACAACGCCGAGCGGGCCGAGCTGCACCTGCCGCCGAGCGACCACCAGTCCATCGTGCTGGTCAACGCCGGCCGGCAGACCGTCGAATCACGTCACGGTTCCCGTTGGCACGCTGCGCACTACGGCCCCGGCACGGTCGGCCTGACCGCCCCGGGACAGTCGACCGACATCCGCTGGTGCGGCACGGAACGCACTCTCACCACGCATGTCGAGCTGCCAAGTGCCCTGATCGACCGCACCTGCGTCGAGCTGTGGGGCCGTGACGCCACCCGGCTGGGCCGGCCGGACGCGCTCGCGGTCGAGGATCCCGTGTTGTCCTCGGTCGTCGATGCCTTGTGCGTGGCCGCCCGCAACGGAGTCGACGAGTTCTACGCCGAGTCGGCGGCGACCTTCCTGGCCGCGCACCTGCTCACCGTGCACGCCGCCGCGCCCGCGCCGCGCGAGCTCGGGCGGGAGGACCAGCGGGTGCGGCGGGCGGCGCGCTTCATCCGTGACAACCACCAGCAGCCGTTGACGCTGGCCGAGATGGCGGCGGTGGCCGACCTGAGCCCGTTCCACTTCCTGCGGGTGTTCAAGGCGGCGACCGGGCAGACGCCGTACCGGTTCCTGACCAAGGTCCGGGTCGACCGGGCCCAGCGATACCTGGCCCGATCCGAACTGTCCATCACGGAAATCGCGCACCTGTGCGGATTCGCGTCCCCGTCCCGGCTGACCGCCGCCTTCCGCAGCGAAACCGGCATGTCACCCTCCGGTTATCGAGCGGCTGGATCGCAATAA
- a CDS encoding DUF4863 family protein, whose translation MTTAQELIDRSIPFLDQVKNRTAGGELETWLNTTYGPGSELYEDLARMITDGVRDGWAANVEVDGPHYRRSRIADPADLLNYFSITAVYMDSVEPFRGQYHQHPYGELNLVVPLTPGAELMGPRGWQGPGWTAPGPGSHHYPEVRGGALIALFYLPAGRISYDITPPAA comes from the coding sequence GTGACCACCGCTCAGGAGCTGATCGACCGCAGCATCCCGTTCCTCGACCAGGTCAAGAACCGCACCGCCGGCGGCGAGCTGGAGACCTGGCTCAACACCACGTACGGACCGGGCAGCGAGCTGTACGAGGACCTGGCCCGCATGATCACTGACGGCGTGCGCGACGGGTGGGCGGCCAACGTCGAGGTGGACGGCCCGCACTACCGGCGCAGCCGCATCGCCGACCCGGCCGACCTGCTGAACTACTTCAGCATCACCGCGGTGTACATGGACAGTGTCGAACCGTTCCGCGGCCAGTACCACCAGCACCCGTACGGCGAGCTCAACCTGGTCGTGCCGCTGACGCCCGGCGCGGAGCTGATGGGCCCGCGCGGCTGGCAGGGCCCGGGCTGGACCGCGCCGGGGCCGGGCAGCCATCACTACCCGGAGGTCCGCGGCGGTGCGCTGATCGCGCTGTTCTACCTGCCGGCCGGGCGGATCTCCTACGACATCACGCCGCCGGCCGCCTGA
- a CDS encoding AfsR/SARP family transcriptional regulator, with protein sequence MGVRYGVLGPLAVEIDSKPTALPAAKHRVVLAALLLSANRPVSVDELAERLWGEEPPASAKATLQGYVLRLRRTLSGVDPLRTRPPGYLIEVAPGQLDLDVFRALVTEAEEAPPAVAAERLREALDLWRGPALSDVPSPSLHAVAGRWLAELRINALERRIDADLRLGRHADLLGELAGLVADSPLHEPFRAQLMLALHRAGRTADALETYRQARSTIVAELGIEPGERLRELERGVLAGDPTLDWTPDRVVIRPQSLPPDVDLVGRASLAAELTARLAAPSGHCGRPVVQVIAGMSGVGKSALAVHIGHQLRSHFPDGRLHATLSDATGPVHPAEVLGRLLRLLGVLGTHLPDSVEGRSTLLRDRLAGRRVLLVLDDVVDEAQVRPLIPGDEHSAVLITSRNRLTGLAGARTVDLTVLDGPDSQRLLATVLGAARVAAEPEAAADLVRQCGGLPLALRIAAARLAARTSRPLSWLVAQLDDEQRRLDGLEAGDMQVRASLASGYRALDDERRRALRLLGALDNTEYSPTLAAAVLDRPAHRAERLVEDLVDAQLLDEVAGRYRMHGLVRLYAREQVDAAERDEAVSRSLDAWLALAEEAESLLPNAGWLPHRQGRGGLEAGDPMAWFELERPQLAIAIEQAAFGHAEHSWRLAAACEGFLELRGHWDDWRRCHERALAAAVTAGDRWGEARMRYGLGRLCFAQDRHVLASRLLEQAVELWADDRLSHAHALMALGDVHHHNGRFDLARQCFTQAVAGYEHDHRGRINAGFCLGLVDRDQGDVEAAKAALAAALVGFRGLGDSYGQAQVLHFLGSSHCKWGDLDAAERYLVEATALYRGFGDRLGELRCVRQLGHVLVTRGDTARAERVLSGCQRAFAEIGDVFGEATTCWSLAELALRDGDAGLGRRRLTDALDLFTRAGLEPWQRRMRARLTELGRSTPV encoded by the coding sequence GTGGGGGTGCGCTACGGGGTGCTCGGCCCGCTCGCGGTCGAGATCGACAGCAAGCCGACAGCGCTGCCGGCGGCCAAGCACCGGGTCGTGCTGGCGGCGCTGCTGCTCAGCGCCAACCGTCCGGTATCGGTGGACGAGCTGGCCGAGCGGCTGTGGGGCGAGGAGCCGCCGGCCAGCGCGAAGGCGACGTTGCAGGGCTACGTGCTGAGGCTGCGGCGCACGCTGTCCGGTGTGGACCCGCTGCGCACGCGGCCGCCGGGATATCTGATCGAGGTGGCGCCGGGGCAGCTCGACCTGGACGTTTTCCGTGCGCTGGTCACGGAGGCCGAGGAGGCGCCGCCGGCTGTCGCGGCGGAACGGCTGCGCGAGGCGTTGGACCTGTGGCGGGGGCCGGCGTTGTCGGACGTGCCGTCGCCGTCGCTGCATGCCGTGGCCGGGCGCTGGCTGGCGGAGCTGCGGATCAACGCCCTTGAGCGGCGGATCGACGCGGACCTGCGGCTCGGCCGGCACGCCGACCTGCTGGGCGAACTCGCCGGCCTGGTAGCGGATTCGCCGCTGCACGAGCCGTTCCGAGCCCAGCTCATGCTGGCTCTGCACCGCGCCGGGCGCACCGCCGACGCCCTGGAGACGTACCGGCAGGCGCGGTCGACGATCGTCGCCGAGCTGGGCATCGAGCCGGGGGAGCGGCTGCGGGAGCTGGAACGTGGCGTGCTGGCCGGTGATCCCACGCTGGACTGGACGCCGGATCGAGTGGTGATCAGGCCGCAGTCGCTGCCGCCGGACGTGGACCTGGTCGGGCGAGCATCCCTCGCCGCCGAGCTGACGGCCCGGCTGGCCGCGCCGTCCGGGCACTGCGGCCGGCCGGTGGTGCAGGTGATCGCCGGCATGTCCGGTGTCGGCAAGTCCGCCCTTGCCGTCCACATAGGCCACCAACTCCGCAGTCATTTCCCGGACGGCCGCCTGCACGCCACGTTGAGCGACGCCACCGGCCCCGTCCATCCGGCCGAGGTGCTGGGTCGACTGCTGCGGCTGTTGGGCGTGCTCGGCACTCATCTCCCGGACAGCGTCGAGGGCCGCTCCACGCTGCTGCGCGACCGCCTGGCCGGCCGGCGGGTGCTGCTGGTGCTGGACGATGTCGTGGACGAAGCCCAGGTCAGGCCGCTGATTCCGGGTGACGAGCACTCGGCCGTGCTGATCACCAGCCGCAATCGGCTCACCGGTTTGGCCGGCGCGCGGACCGTGGACCTGACCGTGCTCGATGGGCCGGACTCGCAGCGCCTGCTGGCGACCGTGCTCGGGGCTGCCCGTGTCGCCGCCGAGCCTGAGGCGGCAGCGGATCTGGTCCGGCAGTGCGGCGGGCTGCCGCTGGCGCTGCGGATCGCCGCCGCACGCCTGGCCGCCCGGACCAGCCGTCCGCTGAGCTGGCTGGTCGCCCAGCTGGACGACGAGCAGCGGCGGCTGGACGGCCTTGAGGCCGGCGACATGCAGGTGCGAGCCAGCCTCGCAAGCGGCTACCGGGCGCTGGACGACGAGCGGCGTCGGGCCCTGCGGCTGTTGGGGGCGCTGGACAACACGGAGTACTCGCCCACGCTGGCCGCCGCCGTCCTGGACCGGCCGGCGCACCGGGCTGAACGGCTCGTCGAGGACCTCGTCGACGCCCAGCTGCTCGACGAGGTCGCCGGTCGGTACCGGATGCACGGGCTGGTCCGGCTCTACGCCCGTGAACAGGTGGACGCCGCCGAGCGGGACGAGGCCGTGTCACGGTCCTTGGACGCCTGGCTTGCCCTGGCCGAGGAGGCGGAGTCGTTGCTGCCCAATGCCGGCTGGCTGCCGCACCGGCAGGGGCGGGGCGGCCTGGAGGCCGGCGATCCGATGGCGTGGTTCGAGTTGGAACGGCCGCAACTGGCCATCGCCATCGAGCAGGCGGCTTTCGGCCATGCGGAACACTCATGGCGATTGGCCGCGGCATGCGAAGGCTTCCTGGAGCTGCGGGGCCACTGGGACGACTGGCGGCGCTGCCACGAGCGGGCGTTGGCCGCCGCCGTGACGGCCGGCGACCGTTGGGGCGAGGCCCGGATGCGGTACGGCCTCGGCCGGCTCTGCTTCGCCCAGGACCGGCACGTCCTGGCCTCACGGCTGCTGGAGCAGGCCGTGGAACTGTGGGCCGACGATCGGCTGTCCCATGCGCACGCGTTGATGGCGCTGGGCGACGTGCACCATCACAACGGCCGCTTCGACCTGGCCCGGCAGTGCTTCACGCAGGCCGTCGCCGGATACGAGCACGACCACCGCGGCCGCATCAACGCCGGCTTCTGCCTGGGACTGGTGGATCGCGACCAGGGGGACGTGGAGGCGGCCAAAGCCGCGCTGGCGGCGGCGCTGGTCGGGTTCCGCGGCCTCGGCGACTCGTACGGGCAGGCCCAGGTGCTGCACTTCCTCGGGTCCTCGCACTGCAAATGGGGCGACCTGGACGCCGCCGAGCGGTACCTGGTCGAGGCGACCGCGCTGTACCGGGGCTTCGGCGACCGCCTCGGCGAGCTGCGCTGCGTCCGCCAGCTCGGGCACGTGCTCGTCACGCGCGGCGACACCGCCCGCGCCGAGCGGGTGCTCAGCGGCTGCCAGCGGGCGTTCGCCGAGATCGGCGACGTGTTCGGCGAGGCCACGACCTGCTGGAGCCTGGCCGAACTGGCCCTGCGCGACGGCGACGCCGGCCTCGGCCGGCGACGGCTCACCGACGCGCTCGACCTGTTCACCCGAGCCGGTCTCGAGCCGTGGCAGCGGCGCATGCGGGCCCGGTTGACCGAACTGGGCAGGTCAACCCCGGTATGA
- a CDS encoding nitroreductase: protein MDVVEALSRRRSCRGYVARPVPPETVERLLALASRSASNANSQPWQVHVVTGAAKRRLTADLLAAFDADDRGRDYDYQPTDWPEPFRARRREFGDRLYGEALGIGRHDAARRLAHHRRNYDFFGAPVGMILTVSRSPRQGALVDAGLFLQAFMLAAGALGLDTCAQASLIDFSAVLRRNLRIPDEQLIVCGLSLGYGDGDHLSTRCRTARLPVSSFTTFHHDEDEYCEA, encoded by the coding sequence ATGGATGTTGTCGAGGCGTTGTCGCGCCGGCGCAGCTGCCGCGGCTACGTGGCGAGGCCGGTGCCGCCGGAGACGGTGGAACGGTTGCTGGCATTGGCCTCCCGGTCGGCGAGCAACGCCAACTCGCAGCCGTGGCAGGTCCACGTCGTCACCGGGGCGGCCAAGCGACGCCTGACCGCCGACCTGCTGGCCGCCTTCGACGCCGACGACCGTGGCCGTGACTACGACTACCAGCCGACCGACTGGCCGGAGCCGTTCCGCGCCCGGCGGCGGGAGTTCGGCGACCGGCTCTACGGCGAGGCGCTGGGCATCGGCCGGCACGACGCGGCCCGGCGACTGGCCCACCATCGTCGCAACTACGACTTCTTCGGCGCGCCGGTCGGCATGATCCTCACGGTCAGCCGGTCGCCGCGGCAGGGCGCGCTGGTCGACGCCGGCCTGTTCCTCCAGGCGTTCATGCTGGCCGCGGGCGCGCTGGGCCTGGACACGTGCGCGCAGGCGTCGCTGATCGACTTCTCGGCCGTGCTGCGCCGGAATCTGCGGATACCCGACGAGCAACTGATCGTGTGCGGACTGTCGCTCGGTTACGGCGACGGCGACCATTTGTCTACACGTTGCCGCACCGCGCGACTACCGGTGTCGTCCTTCACCACGTTTCACCACGACGAGGATGAATACTGCGAGGCATGA
- a CDS encoding (2Fe-2S)-binding protein: protein MVEVSCTVNDEPVRLRLDPRESLLDVLRERLALTGTKKGCDQGHCGACTVHLDGRRVVSCLTPAVQADGLAVHTIESVGGPDGELHPLQQAFVDNDALQCGYCTPGQIMSGLACIAEGHTAHDEQIREYMSGNVCRCGAYVGIVAAVRQAAGKVQ from the coding sequence ATGGTCGAAGTGAGCTGCACGGTCAACGACGAGCCGGTCCGGCTGCGGCTGGATCCCCGGGAGTCGCTGCTGGACGTGCTGCGCGAACGGCTGGCCCTCACCGGCACCAAGAAGGGCTGCGACCAGGGCCACTGCGGCGCCTGCACGGTGCACCTGGACGGCCGCCGAGTGGTGTCCTGCCTGACGCCGGCCGTGCAGGCCGACGGCCTCGCGGTGCACACCATCGAGAGCGTCGGCGGCCCCGACGGCGAGCTGCATCCGTTGCAGCAGGCCTTCGTCGACAACGACGCGCTCCAGTGCGGCTACTGCACGCCCGGGCAGATCATGTCCGGCCTGGCCTGCATCGCCGAGGGGCACACCGCCCACGACGAGCAGATCCGGGAGTACATGAGCGGGAACGTCTGCCGCTGCGGCGCGTACGTCGGCATCGTGGCCGCCGTGCGCCAGGCCGCCGGGAAGGTGCAGTGA